A window from Diachasmimorpha longicaudata isolate KC_UGA_2023 chromosome 5, iyDiaLong2, whole genome shotgun sequence encodes these proteins:
- the LOC135162677 gene encoding large ribosomal subunit protein mL49, whose amino-acid sequence MAALRIFARTVLSTCRQYSRRIDGVLSPGEDLGLRVAKRWASFKTSPVYNEETKYTDFEVSSDPKEWAFVERCLKATYIPSPPKEVHDLPSGWKPQREEAKSLPYYIERTKNHQQPVYLVRSKRGLRRLTNVRKIQGNIIALHAELKQYLFEATNRPIGSQILEPSGVIKFRGDYVSLIKEWLTKKGF is encoded by the exons ATGGCGGCCCTACGAATTTTTGCACGTACCGTGCTTTCCACGTGTCGGCAATATTCGAGGAGAATTGACGGGGTATTATCGCCGGGGGAGGACTTGGGGTTGAGA GTCGCGAAACGATGGGCCAGTTTCAAAACCTCCCCCGTATACAATGAGGAGACAAAATACACAGATTTTGAGGTCTCCAGTGATCCAAAGGAATGGGCGTTTGTAGAACGTTGTTTAAAAGCGACTTATATACCTAGTCCTCCTAAAGAAGTGCATGATTTGCCCTCTGGATGGAAACCCCAACGAG AGGAAGCAAAATCACTTCCTTACTACATAGAACGCAcgaaaaatcatcaacaacCAGTTTATCTGGTGAGAAGTAAGCGAGGATTGAGAAGACTCACAAACGTTCGGAAAATCCAAGGAAACATCATCGCTTTGCATGCGGAACTTAAGCAATATCTGTTTGAAGCAACCAATCGTCCGATTGGGTCTCAAATCCTGGAGCCCAGTGGTGTCATAAAATTCAGGGGTGATTATGTCTCCCTCATCAAAGAATGGCTCACCAAGAAAGGATTTTGA
- the LOC135163131 gene encoding ubiquitin domain-containing protein UBFD1-like, which produces MEFVESEKKDTNENHCTSCPAMTLDSKEPETAPEKTENSGTTIGTTPTDPEPHKMTGSQERTAEKIDFKVIFNKNKIDVNFPLDGTIAELKQYLQEVISVPKHMQKVMIKGLAKDEQTLRDLGVTNGAKLMIVGSKLDDVLQVATVPSKQDIQEEAAAASSKELLTQQKIHKKILDKGIPEDAMPGILDAKDPLPDFPLAGMLNKMGGKVRLTFKLEQDQLWIGTKERTDKIPMNSIKAIHSEPIPEHPQYHIMAIRLGATEASRYWIYWVPAQYIAAIKDAILGKWCYF; this is translated from the exons ATGGAGTTCGTTG AATCAGAGAAAAAGGATACAAATGAAAACCACTGTACGTCATGTCCTGCGATGACCCTCGACTCGAAGGAACCCGAAACAGCCCcggaaaaaacggaaaatagTGGAACAACGATAGGGACAACTCCAACGGATCCTGAGCCACATAAAATGACAGGATCTCAAGAAAGGACAGctgaaaaaatagactttaaaGTGATTTTCAATAAGAACAAAATTGATGTTAATTTTCCACTAGATGGAACGATTGCAGAATTGAAACAGTATCTGCAAGAGGTTATATCGGTGCCAAAACACATGCAGAAGGTCATGATTAAAGGTCTGGCTAAAGATGAACAGACGTTGAGAGATTTGGGAGTGACGAACG GAGCCAAATTGATGATTGTTGGATCCAAGCTTGACGATGTGCTTCAGGTAGCTACTGTACCTTCAAAACAGGACATCCAAGAGGAAGCAGCAGCTGCCAGTAGTAAAGAACTTCTAACGCAGCagaaaatacataaaaaaatattggacaaAGGGATTCCCGAAGATGCCATGCCCGGTATATTGGATGCCAAG gaTCCTCTGCCGGACTTTCCACTAGCTGGAATGCTCAATAAGATGGGGGGAAAGGTTAGGTTGACGTTCAAACTGGAACAAGATCAACTGTGGATTGGGACAAAAGAAAGGACTGATAAAATTCCTATGAATTCGATAAAGGCAATCCACAGTGAACCTATTCCCGAACATCCTCAATATCACATTAtg GCAATACGATTGGGTGCAACGGAGGCCTCAAGATATTGGATCTATTGGGTGCCAGCTCAGTACATTGCTGCCATCAAAGACGCGATTCTCGGCAAATGGTGCTACTTTTGA
- the LOC135162671 gene encoding elongation factor 1-gamma produces the protein MASGTLYTYPENFRAYKALIAAQYSGAQLKVAENFIFGETNKTDAFLKKFPMGKVPAFESTDGQCLTESNAIAYHVSNEELRGKTELERAQIIQWMSFADSEIHPASCAWVFPLLGIMPYNKQTREHAKEDIAKVLGTLNVHLLSKTYLVGERITLADISVATTLLHLYQYVLDPKFRQPYQNTNRWFQTIVNQPETIKVIGAFKLADKALEYDPKKFAQSQGKAKKEKKEAPKEEEPVEELDAADAALAAEPKSKDPFDLLPKGTFNMDDFKRCYSNEDEAVSVPYFWEKFDSENYSIWFGEYKYNHELTKTFMSCNLIGGMFQRLDKMRKAAFASVCLFGTDNDSSISGVWVWRGQDLAFTLSPDWQIDYDCYNWKKLDPKDAPTKELVDKYFSWTANDSQGRKFKEGKIFK, from the exons ATGGCGTCTGGT aCTCTGTACACGTACCCAGAGAATTTCCGGGCTTACAAGGCCCTGATTGCGGCCCAGTACTCCGGTGCTCAGCTAAAAGTTGCTGAGAACTTCATTTTTGGGGAGACTAATAAAACTGATGCGTTCCTCAAGAAGTTCCCAATGGGAAAG GTCCCGGCGTTTGAATCAACGGATGGACAATGTCTCACAGAGAGCAATGCTATTGCCTATCACG tgTCAAATGAGGAACTACGAGGAAAGACTGAACTTGAACGTGCTCAGATAATTCAGTGGATGAGCTTTGCTGACTCTGAGATTCATCCTGCTAGTTGTGCTTGGGTATTTCCACTTCTGGGCATAATGCCATACAACAAACAG ACCAGGGAACACGCTAAAGAGGATATCGCGAAAGTTTTGGGTACCCTGAACGTCCACCTCTTATCCAAAACCTACTTAGTCGGCGAGCGCATCACCCTTGCAGACATCAGTGTTGCCACGACCCTTCTCCACCTATATCAGTACGTTTTGGACCCGAAATTCCGTCAACCTTACCAGAATACCAACAGATGGTTCCAGACTATTGTCAATCAACCAGAAACCATAAAAGTCATCGGGGCATTCAAATTGGCTGACAAAGCCCTGGAGTATGACCCCAAAAAGTTCGCCCAGTCACAGGGAAAG GCGAAGAAGGAGAAGAAAGAAGCACCCAAGGAGGAAGAGCCCGTTGAGGAGCTTGATGCTGCTGATGCTGCTCTAGCTGCGGAGCCGAAAAGCAAAGATCCCTTCGATCTTTTACCTAAAGGTACCTTCAATATGGACGACTTCAAACGGTGCTATTCCAATGAGGATGAGGCTGTATCAGTTCCTTACTTCTGGGAGAAATTCGATTCTGAAAACTACAGCATCTGGTTCGGCGAGTACAAGTACAACCACGAATTAACTAAGACATTCATGTCTTGCAATCTCATCGGTGGTATGTTCCAACGTCTTGATAAGATGAGGAAGGCAGCATTCGCCAGTGTTTGTCTGTTTGGAACTGACAACGACAGCTCTATTAGTGGCGTTTGGGTTTGGCGTGGACAAGATCTTGCATTCACA CTAAGCCCAGACTGGCAAATCGATTACGACTGTTATAACTGGAAGAAACTTGACCCCAAGGACGCACCAACGAAGGAACTCGTTGACAAATACTTCAGTTGGACAGCTAACGACAGCCAGGGGCGCAAGTTCAAGGAGGGcaagatttttaaataa